The Candidatus Limnocylindrales bacterium genome includes the window TAGCCCACTGAAGTTAATGAAGTTAGGTATTATCGGTCTTCCAAACAGTGGAAAGACAACGTTGTTTAATGTACTTACGGGGCGCCAGGTACAGACGGGTACCTTTACGCCCGCCGATGCGGAACCCAACATCGGTATTGTAAAAGTACCCGATGAACGACTGGATAGGCTGGCCGAAATGTTCCGACCAAAAAAAGTGACGCCGGCTACTGTGGAGTATATCGATATAGCCGGATTGAGACGAGAGGGGGGTGTGAAGGGGGAATTAGGTAAGGAACTTCTGTTTCACATCCGAAATGTGGATGCACTGATTCATGTCGTAAGAACCTTTAAGAATGATAAGGTTCCTCCCGCCGGCGGAGACATTAATCCGGAACGAGATATTTCCACCGTCAATCTGGAACTGACTCTGTCGGATCTGGATATTGTGGAAAAACGGATGGAACGGGTTGAAATCAATATCAAGAAGAAAGGAGAAAAGGAGGGAGTCGCAGAACTTCAACTTCTAACCAAATTGAAACAAAATTTGGAAGCCGGCATTCCCATTCGGCAGTTGGAGTTATCGGAAGATGAAAAAAAACTCATCAAAGGTTTCCAATTTTTAACGGCCAAGCCCATGCTGATCGTTTTAAATATCGGTGAGGAAGAACTCAAATTCCCGGAGCGTTATCGGGATTTAAAAGAAAAATACCAAAGCCTGGGTATCCCTGTCATCGAGCTTTGTGCAGAAATAGAAAGCCAGATTTCTCAATTAGGGGATAAGGAAACCGAAAAGGCTTTTATGGAAGACCTGGGGATCAAGGAATCCGGATTAACCCGGCTGATCCGGGTTTCCTATGAGCTTTTAGGACTCATCTCTTTTCTGACTGCAGGTAAGGAAGAAGTACGGGCCTGGACGATTCGAAAAGGAACCAAAGCTCAACAAGCCGCGGGAGTTATCCATTCAGATATGGAGAAGGGATTTATCCGGGCTGAAGTGGTTAGCTATGAAGACCTTATTAAAAGTGGGTCTCTGGCAGCTGCCAGAAATAAAGGGCTTCTTCGACTGGAAGGAAAAGACTACATAGTCCAGGATGGAGATGTGATGGAGATACGGTTTAACGTTTAAAATATCTGTAACATTTTAAGTTCTCAAGCGCTCTGAAGGGCCTAAAGTGAGTCAAAGTTAATTTTATGCTTTAGGTACTTTAGACTCCTTAGCTCAATGCAATGACCTTTGAGGAAATCCGAGCCAGTGCAGACAGATGTTTTGGATGTGGACAGGATAACCAGGTAGGGCTTAAACTTCAATTTCATGAAGTAGAAAAAGGGGTTGTTCGTGCAAAAACCATCCTCTCGACCCCTTACCAGGGTTATAACGGTATTGCCCATGGAGGAATCATATGTACGCTTTTAGATGAAGCCATGGCCTATGCCGCTCTTTATGCCAGCCGGCCCGGTAGGGTTTCAACTGCTCGCATGGAGACCCGATTTTCAAAACCCGTTCCCATTGGAAAAGAGATTTACATCATGGGATGGGTAGCCGGCAGGAAAAGAAATATTCTCGAAACCGAAGGTAAAATTCAGTCCCCAGACGGGGATATCTTGGCTTCAGCCACGGGGAAATACGTCTGGGTGGGATAACTCCTTACAGGAATCACACCTAGAGAACCTTCCAGACAGGACCCGAGACCCCAGAAAAAATCTACTAGGAATTGGGAATTAGGGATTAGGAATTGGAGATTTAATTCCCCCAATTCCCAATCCCTAATTCCTAAATAATAGAGAGATTGCAGTCAGTCCCTTGATACCGTTTTGGGCATGGGGTCTCCCCTATCAAAATTCCCCTTTGGGGTTTAACTTCCCTAAAGAAGGAATCCGGATTCCTGCAAGTCCTATTGGGAAATACACGACCTTAAGCCCTCCTCAGATCTTCCTTTCCTTCTGTGATTTGATTAAAAGAGAAAAAACTTTTAAAAATCTCTTGATTTTTGCCTCTCTTTGGTTGGAAAATCGCTTATACTTTTTACCGGAAATTGCAAAGGGCAAAAGGTAAAAATAACTAGGCTCATTGTTGTCTTTTGCCCTTTGTCTTTTGTTTTAATGTTTTCAAAATTGGGTGTTGACTCGGTGATTTACTTTGTTTTATCGATTATTTTGATCTTTTTATTAAAGGGATTACTTTCTAAAGAAACGGGAATTTTTAAAGTTCACGAGGTGATGCGAATCAAGGCAAGATTGATAGAAGAAATCCACCAGCTCGAAGAAGAAAATAAAAATCTGGCAGATGAAATCCTATCCCTACGTAAGGATCCTTTCTGGACCGAAAAGATTGCCCGGGAAGAGTTGGACATGGTTAAACCCGAAGAAATTGTCATCAAGGTTCGCGAATGAAATGATTCGGGGGTTATTTCATTTTATTCGCCTTTCAGATCAGGAGTCATGGGAGTCCGCTTAAAGAAAGCAGGAATTTATGCAGGTTTTCTCTTCTTAGGAACCTTTTTTCTGAATCCTCCGATCTCCGGTTATCCTAAAGGTCCGGTTCAGTATGTAACCAACGCGGGACCTTTTTGTGCCTCCTGTCATTCCGTTGCAGATCCAGAGTATCTAAGAGATCTTCCTCCAGAGAAGATTCCAGAGCAATTGATCGAATATAAGCATTATAAAGCTATCCGGGATGGAAAAGGGCCCTACGAGCAGGTCAGTCCCGAGGATCGGGCTCGATTACTGGAAGATGTCAGAATGGTAGATATAAATGCCAAAGTTTCCCTCCAGGCCCCCCCATCTGCCAAACCGGGAGAGACGATTAAGGTCATGGTTACCACCCAGGGAGGAGCAGGCCCGGTGATAGGAATTATGCTCGTCGATATTAATCTACGAGATCAGGCAAGTCCTGTGTCTGCAACTGGCTGGGAAATCCTGGAAGCTCCTCAGGTTATTGGACCCGATGGAAAATCTCAAACTTGGTGGTTGGAGAAGCGTCTTCCGGAACTTAAGAGGAATATCAACTTTATTTTGGTTAACGGAATCAAATCCGACCTTGCTGAGAAAAAATTTCCGGAGGCAAGGGTTATTTACACCTTGAAAGCTCCTCAAACCCCTGGAGAATATACCCTTACCGCAGCTTTCTTGTACGGAACCGAAAAAGCTTCCCAGATAGGGCTCAAGGGAGGGATCCTGGGACCTTCGGGGCGTATTCTCTTTTCAGAGGTTATAAAGGTCAGGGTAGAATAGGGTAAAACTCAAGAACCCATTTCAAAAGGGCTGAACAAAAGCCGGAATGGAGGGTTACATGTCCCTGCCGTAAGGCAAAATGTCACCCTTCTTTTTGGTCGGATTCAAGAAAGGAGGTTAGAGATAATTTCTAGGACCTGAACAACCGCGTATACAAGAATTCGTGTTGCATTCCCCGGATATCCAGGGCCGGGGTAAATGGAGCTAGATCTTCCTTTTTACCTGTAAGGACCCGATGGACTACCTCCCATATGATAGGATGAAGATCCCGGATAAGCTTCTGTCCCTCTACCTGTCCTAAAGCAAAGAGGCGAATGGCCGCCGAGATCATGGAAAGTGTCCAGGAGGAAAGGTAGGTCTGTAGGGCTTCTTCCCTATGAATTTTCAAAATGAAGCATCCGGCTCCATAGGCTATGGCATAATGTCCCTGCATTTTTCCCTGGGTGATAGCCTGGAGGAGTTGGCTCAGAAGAGGGTCCGGATAGACCTCTTGAAGGGTTTTTAAAAATCGGATCCCCATTCGAATACTGGACTCACGGAAAGCTTTTACCGGTTTAAGGGCTGTCAATAACCCATCCAGCTCCAAAACCTCTTTCAGGTTCTGCTTCTCGAGTGCTTCCAGGGTTAACTTTAAAGCCAGGGCATCCCCTTTTCCTTTTCCCTGTCGGAGAGCGGTCGTTAATAACTTTAGCAGATTTTCCTTAGAAAGGCTATGGGATTGAGCATAGGCTTCTAGCCCTTCCGAGAAAGAGTAGGCTCCAATAGGGAAGAGAGAATCGGCTATTTGGAGAAGTCGAAGATGTCGAAGGCCCATATTTTAGGAAAAATTAAATTCTTTTTTTGTCATGGGGAATGACTTTGAAAGTGTGGCTTAAAGGGACGAAGCTCTCGCCGGAAGGTAACTTTTATTTTTTTTAAAAAAACTTCCAGAGGAAGATCATAGAGAACGAGAATACCGTCCGGCTCGATGGCAATGGTTTTATGTTGATTGCCTATGTGATGAGCTACCAGGGCGGCTTCTCTCCAATCGTCGGGTTTAATCACCAGCACATCTTCCTCACGGGCAGCCACGATAAAAGCAAGATTTCCTTCGACGTGAAGGACGTCCCCGGGCTGTAAAAGGGTTCCCGTGGGTAAAGTCAGACCTAATTCCAGTCCGCTTTTTGTTTTAATTCGCTGCCGGGTCCTCTGCCGGTCTTCCCAGGTCATGGGAATATATTCAATTTCTTTTCCGGTCAGATCCCATCGCTTGAGTTCTTGAACCAGGATCATATAAAAGGTAAAGACCCAGGGCTATGCCTATAACTCAGAGTACGGGCGGACGGCCGTCCGCCCGTACTTTTTCTTGTGATCCAATCTTAATCGAGAATAAGGTCTAGAGGTCCTGCCGCAGTGCAAGGAGAGTTTGCAGCAGAACCTCAGGGGTATTTCGAGAGAGGAGTCCAGAAACAAGATACGGACAAAAATGTCCTACTTTTCATCCCCCCCGTCTTTAAAAGAGAAAGTATCGCTGAGCCATGGGGAGTACTGAAGCCGGTTCGCATTTCAAGAGTATCCCGTCTGCCCGAACTTCGTAGGTTTCCGGATCAACCTCCATTTTCGGAAGATAGGCATTGAGTTTCATATCTTTTTTTCCGATATTACGGCAATTTTTAACCGGTAGAAGGGGACGTTCGTGTTTAAACGAGATTCCCTTCTTCAGAGATATTTCCGATACGAAGCTATAAGCCGTACTTGCCGGAGCCTTTCCGAAGGAGCCAAACATGGGGCGATAGATAACCGGTTGGGGAGTTGGTATGGAAGCGTTGGGATCACCCATGGCATTGGCTGCGATGAATCCCCCTTTGAGGATAATTTCCGGTTTTACTCCGAAGAACGCCGGTTTCCAAAGTACCAAATCGGCTATTTTCCCTATTTCGATAGAACCCACATAACTGGAAATACCGTGGGTAATAGCCGGATTAATGGTGTATTTAGCTATGTATCGTTTCACTCTGAAGTTATCATTATCTCCTGTTTCCTCGGGGAGACGTCCTCGCTGTCGTTTCATCTTATCGGCCGTCTGCCAGGTTCGAATAATAACTTCTCCTACTCGACCCATAGCCTGGGAATCTGAACTCATCATGCTAAAGGCCCCCAGGTCGTGAAGAATATCTTCGGCAGCAATGGTTTCTGCCCGAATCCGGGATTCGGCAAACGCCACATCTTCAGGAATTTTAGGATCTAGATGATGACACACCATCATCATATCCAGATGTTCTTCTACAGTGTTAACCGTAAAAGGACGGGTGGGATTGGTTGAAGAGGGAAGGACGTTGGCTTCCCCGCAAACTTTGATGATATCCGGTGCGTGCCCCCCGCCTGCCCCTTCCGTATGATAGGTATGGATCGTCCGACCTTTAAAAGCGGCAATGGAATCTTCAACAAATCCCGATTCGTTCAGGGTGTCGGTGTGAATGGCAATTTGTACATCGTAATCCTCTGCCACCGAGAGGGCACAATCAATGGTAGCCGGGGTGGTCCCCCAGTCCTCATGAAGTTTCAATCCAATAGCTCCTGCTTCAATCTGTTCAATAAGAGGTTTGGGAAGGGCCGAATTCCCTTTTCCTAAGAACCCAAAGTTCATGGGAAAACCTTCTACAGCTTCCAACATCCGGTGAATATTCCAGGCTCCGGGGGAACAGGTGGTTGCGTTGGTTCCCGTAGCAGGCCCCGTACCGCCTCCGACCATGGTTGTAATACCGGCATATAAGGCTTCCCAGATCTGCTGCGGACAGATAAAATGGATATGGGAATCAATACCCCCCGGGGTAACGATCAAGCCTTCCCCGGCGATCACCTCGGTAGAAGGCCCTACCACCATGGAAGGATCCACCCCGTTCATGACCCCCGGATTCCCTCCTTTGCCAATACCCCAAATACGACCATCTCGAATTCCAATATCTGCCTTTACAATTCCCCAGTAATCCAGGATGATGGCATTGGTAATAATCAAATCTAAGGCCCCGTCGGCCCGTGTATGCTGTGCCGACTGGCCCAGATTATCCCGAAGGACTTTACCACCCCCAAAGACACATTCGTCTCCATAATGGGTATAATCCTTTTCAATCTCAATGATCAATTCGGTATCGGCCAGTCGAACTTTATCTCCTGTGGTAGGACCAAACAAATTCGCATAGGTTCTTCTAGGTATTCTTAACATAGGATTCTCCCCTTTTTAGAGCTATGGCCTTCTTCTCCTCTAAATTGCCTCCAACTAAACCGTTCAACCCATAGATAGTGCGGCTTCCTCCAATTTCTACCAGCTCGACCCTTTTCTGATCTCCGGGCTCAAATCTAACCGCCGTACCTGCGGGGATATTCAACCGCATACCATAAGCTTTCTCTCGATCAAATTGTAAAAACCGGTTCACTTCAAAGAAGTGATAATGAGAACCTACCTGAATAGGCCGATCTCCGGTGTTGGTAACAACCAGCTCGATGACCTTCCGACTGACATTTGCAAGAATATCTTCTTCTTTGAGAATATATTCACCTGGAATCATCTGATTCGAAGCGTGAAAACTCAAAGATACAGGAACTTTCTGCCCTCGTATCTTCCTGCCTCCACACTTCCGGGTTTTTGTCCTTCTAGGATCTTATCGGGTCGTGGATCGTAACCAACTTCGTCCCATCGGGAAACGTCCCTTCTACTTGAATTTCTGTAATCATCTCCGGAACTCCCTCCATTACATCGTTCCGGGTGAGGATAGTCGCCCCGTAAGCCATAAGCTCGGTAACGGATTTTCCGTCCCGAATACCCTCCAGGATCTCAGAGGTAATCAAAGCAACGGCTTCCGGGTAATTAAGCTTGAGTCCTCGTGCTCGCCGCTTTCTGGCCAACTCACCGGCCAGAAATATCAAGAGTTTTTCTTGCTCTCGTTCGGTTAAATACATGTCTTTTCCTTCATTGAGAAACCTCTGTTCCCATGGAAAACGGGGTTCCTCAACTTTCCAAATCCAAAAATGTATCTGCCCGGCCCAGGATTACTCCTTCTTCTCCCTACGATAAAAGGGAGAAAAGGGAATTTTACTCGAACCTTCCAGGCCGCGGCTTTACCTTTTCCGTTCTATCAGAGCGGTTGAAACCCGATAGATAATGCTTGAAAACAGCTTACCAGCAAATCCCTAAAAGTGCAACCTAAATGCCATTGTCTGGTTAAAATTTAATTACGACGGAGTAGTGGGTTGATAAAAATTTTGATGATTTTTTAATCACCTTCTTCTAGATCTGCTGGGAAATAAAAGCTAAGAGGATAAGGTAAAATATAGAAAGAGAAAGTATTACACAAACTGCCTATAACTTAGTAAATAGATGCCTAAACTTTAATCAGATCTGACATTTGGATATGAGCCCCCCCATCCTAATTTTCCCTCCACCTATTTCCCTTGAGCTTGGGACAGGCCATGGCATGGGGTAAACGGCATACCTATCAAGCTAAGAAGGGGAAAAGCCTTATTTTTGGTCTGAACACCCCCCCTCGAGGGGGAAGGGGGGGTGTTTCCCC containing:
- the ychF gene encoding redox-regulated ATPase YchF, encoding MKLGIIGLPNSGKTTLFNVLTGRQVQTGTFTPADAEPNIGIVKVPDERLDRLAEMFRPKKVTPATVEYIDIAGLRREGGVKGELGKELLFHIRNVDALIHVVRTFKNDKVPPAGGDINPERDISTVNLELTLSDLDIVEKRMERVEINIKKKGEKEGVAELQLLTKLKQNLEAGIPIRQLELSEDEKKLIKGFQFLTAKPMLIVLNIGEEELKFPERYRDLKEKYQSLGIPVIELCAEIESQISQLGDKETEKAFMEDLGIKESGLTRLIRVSYELLGLISFLTAGKEEVRAWTIRKGTKAQQAAGVIHSDMEKGFIRAEVVSYEDLIKSGSLAAARNKGLLRLEGKDYIVQDGDVMEIRFNV
- a CDS encoding PaaI family thioesterase, giving the protein MTFEEIRASADRCFGCGQDNQVGLKLQFHEVEKGVVRAKTILSTPYQGYNGIAHGGIICTLLDEAMAYAALYASRPGRVSTARMETRFSKPVPIGKEIYIMGWVAGRKRNILETEGKIQSPDGDILASATGKYVWVG
- a CDS encoding septum formation initiator family protein — protein: MIYFVLSIILIFLLKGLLSKETGIFKVHEVMRIKARLIEEIHQLEEENKNLADEILSLRKDPFWTEKIAREELDMVKPEEIVIKVRE
- a CDS encoding urease accessory protein UreF, translated to MGLRHLRLLQIADSLFPIGAYSFSEGLEAYAQSHSLSKENLLKLLTTALRQGKGKGDALALKLTLEALEKQNLKEVLELDGLLTALKPVKAFRESSIRMGIRFLKTLQEVYPDPLLSQLLQAITQGKMQGHYAIAYGAGCFILKIHREEALQTYLSSWTLSMISAAIRLFALGQVEGQKLIRDLHPIIWEVVHRVLTGKKEDLAPFTPALDIRGMQHEFLYTRLFRS
- a CDS encoding urease accessory protein UreE, giving the protein MILVQELKRWDLTGKEIEYIPMTWEDRQRTRQRIKTKSGLELGLTLPTGTLLQPGDVLHVEGNLAFIVAAREEDVLVIKPDDWREAALVAHHIGNQHKTIAIEPDGILVLYDLPLEVFLKKIKVTFRRELRPFKPHFQSHSP
- the ureC gene encoding urease subunit alpha, which translates into the protein MLRIPRRTYANLFGPTTGDKVRLADTELIIEIEKDYTHYGDECVFGGGKVLRDNLGQSAQHTRADGALDLIITNAIILDYWGIVKADIGIRDGRIWGIGKGGNPGVMNGVDPSMVVGPSTEVIAGEGLIVTPGGIDSHIHFICPQQIWEALYAGITTMVGGGTGPATGTNATTCSPGAWNIHRMLEAVEGFPMNFGFLGKGNSALPKPLIEQIEAGAIGLKLHEDWGTTPATIDCALSVAEDYDVQIAIHTDTLNESGFVEDSIAAFKGRTIHTYHTEGAGGGHAPDIIKVCGEANVLPSSTNPTRPFTVNTVEEHLDMMMVCHHLDPKIPEDVAFAESRIRAETIAAEDILHDLGAFSMMSSDSQAMGRVGEVIIRTWQTADKMKRQRGRLPEETGDNDNFRVKRYIAKYTINPAITHGISSYVGSIEIGKIADLVLWKPAFFGVKPEIILKGGFIAANAMGDPNASIPTPQPVIYRPMFGSFGKAPASTAYSFVSEISLKKGISFKHERPLLPVKNCRNIGKKDMKLNAYLPKMEVDPETYEVRADGILLKCEPASVLPMAQRYFLF
- the ureB gene encoding urease subunit beta — encoded protein: MSFHASNQMIPGEYILKEEDILANVSRKVIELVVTNTGDRPIQVGSHYHFFEVNRFLQFDREKAYGMRLNIPAGTAVRFEPGDQKRVELVEIGGSRTIYGLNGLVGGNLEEKKAIALKRGESYVKNT
- the ureA gene encoding urease subunit gamma, which encodes MYLTEREQEKLLIFLAGELARKRRARGLKLNYPEAVALITSEILEGIRDGKSVTELMAYGATILTRNDVMEGVPEMITEIQVEGTFPDGTKLVTIHDPIRS